In Candidatus Roseilinea sp., one DNA window encodes the following:
- the groL2 gene encoding 60 kDa chaperonin 2 has product MLRSFRPPAPRGNGFLSRERVVFQPDVADRMWVGARLLVDALRPTLGPKSRTVLAERNAGRHFSPDVLSDGGVVARRIIALSNPDADVGAMLLRHALCRVHERAGDGVATTAVLFQAIMQRARCILAAGGNPMRLRDGFLQAAQIVAEELGRQAQPLPEDDPAVLRAWLRAHCDDLALGEIMAAITTSFPPDVHIHVENGAGTCIEYEFIRGALWRSGWHGSPFAANEYAANLMLRLPGAYVLVSDLDLSDEAHMEPLIRTLARLRPARLLIICRHVSSRMLALFAQARQKGIGDAAFVKPPPVSGPDRVAVLTDAAILTGATFIPYVEARESAAPVLRLPDLWPSCLGRAGVAWASEHFFGIEDGCGDRAAQVAHLAQLDVAWEAEDDPARIRFYRDRMATFGSGVVRLKVGAHTNAEREHRKAQAERLAGLLLQVRRYGVVPGAGVALVHCERSLQRAVSRAKEDVRLGMECVFGALSAPAHAIAKNAGMHGGATVQYVRKAKRGWGVDVLTGQPVNLYRAGILDSAYALQTAVLTAASAASTFVTTDVIVHRRQREAAIRP; this is encoded by the coding sequence ATGCTAAGAAGCTTCCGGCCACCGGCTCCGAGGGGCAATGGCTTCCTATCGAGGGAGCGCGTGGTCTTTCAGCCCGACGTGGCGGATAGGATGTGGGTCGGCGCGCGTCTGTTGGTGGACGCGCTGCGGCCGACGCTCGGGCCGAAAAGCCGCACAGTGCTGGCCGAGCGGAATGCGGGCCGTCATTTCTCGCCCGATGTGCTGAGCGATGGCGGGGTTGTTGCTCGTCGCATTATCGCCTTGTCCAACCCGGATGCCGACGTCGGTGCGATGTTGCTCCGGCACGCTTTGTGTCGAGTGCACGAGCGCGCCGGCGACGGCGTCGCGACGACAGCCGTGCTCTTCCAAGCCATCATGCAACGTGCGCGCTGCATCCTTGCGGCAGGCGGCAACCCTATGCGCCTGCGTGACGGCTTCCTGCAAGCCGCTCAGATCGTCGCCGAGGAATTGGGTCGTCAAGCTCAGCCGCTGCCCGAGGACGATCCGGCTGTGCTGCGGGCGTGGTTGCGTGCGCACTGCGACGATCTTGCTTTGGGCGAAATCATGGCAGCGATCACGACTTCCTTCCCGCCCGACGTGCACATCCATGTCGAAAACGGCGCCGGCACATGCATCGAGTACGAATTCATTCGCGGAGCACTCTGGCGTAGCGGCTGGCATGGTTCTCCGTTTGCGGCGAACGAATATGCTGCGAATCTCATGCTGCGGCTGCCCGGCGCATATGTCCTGGTTTCCGATCTCGACCTATCGGACGAAGCGCACATGGAGCCGCTCATTCGGACATTGGCGCGGTTGCGGCCGGCCCGCCTGCTCATCATCTGCCGCCATGTTTCATCTCGCATGCTGGCGCTGTTCGCGCAGGCGCGGCAGAAGGGCATCGGCGATGCAGCCTTTGTTAAACCGCCCCCAGTGAGCGGCCCTGACCGTGTAGCGGTGCTGACCGATGCGGCGATCTTGACCGGCGCGACGTTCATCCCCTACGTCGAAGCGCGAGAAAGCGCAGCACCTGTCCTTCGCCTGCCCGATCTGTGGCCCAGTTGTCTGGGGCGCGCCGGCGTCGCATGGGCCAGTGAGCATTTCTTTGGAATCGAGGATGGCTGCGGCGATCGCGCCGCGCAAGTCGCGCATCTGGCCCAGCTGGACGTCGCTTGGGAAGCTGAGGATGACCCTGCGCGCATACGCTTCTACCGCGATCGCATGGCCACCTTCGGGAGCGGCGTGGTGCGTTTGAAAGTGGGCGCTCACACCAACGCCGAGCGAGAGCATCGCAAGGCACAGGCCGAGCGCCTGGCCGGCTTGCTGTTGCAGGTAAGGCGATATGGAGTCGTCCCCGGCGCAGGTGTCGCACTGGTGCACTGTGAGCGATCGCTGCAACGAGCAGTGAGTCGGGCAAAGGAAGATGTGCGCTTGGGCATGGAATGTGTGTTCGGAGCGCTGTCTGCGCCCGCGCATGCGATTGCCAAGAACGCGGGGATGCACGGCGGGGCAACGGTGCAGTACGTCCGCAAGGCCAAGCGCGGGTGGGGTGTGGACGTGCTCACCGGGCAGCCGGTCAACCTCTATCGCGCCGGCATCCTTGACTCAGCGTATGCCTTACAGACGGCCGTGCTCACTGCCGCCAGCGCGGCGTCCACGTTCGTGACGACGGATGTCATCGTGCACCGCCGTCAGCGCGAAGCAGCTATCCGGCCGTGA
- the ileS gene encoding isoleucine--tRNA ligase: MFQPVSTQIDFPAQERDVLAFWARTRAFDRLRELRATSDKRFSFIDGPITANNPMGVHHAWGRTYKDLWQRYFAMKGYNQRWQNGFDCQGLWVEVNVEKDMGFKSKRDIETFGMERFIRLCKQRVLNSAAMQTEQSIRLGYWMDWNDPDELRRLAQKIVENPQQVITLERNGQQITGSVEQIVGQLGLPELGGSYFTFSDENNYQIWSFLKKCHENGWIYRGEDVIPWCPRCATGISQHEIDTEGYKDREDPAITVRMKLKSFDVSKAIWASERARAKFDHAPGKFLLAWTTTPWTLPANVMASVGPKLTYAIVRQLHKDGELAVYFLSNKTLNILRGEYEVLGEIQGEHMAGWTYEGLFDDLPAFIDAHKRWQDKHDGRAFEHVIITWDGVGEDEGTGVVHNAPGAGPEDYQLGKQHSMPKIAPLNEDGYFLDGFGELTGKHAHEVPDLVEAMLKAKGYFYRHDKYVHRYAHCWRCGTPLVYRMVDEWYISMDELRYAMMAVSEQINWIPAFGKERELDWLRNMHDWMISKKRYWGLALPIWEYPDGTFEVIGSYEELKARAVEGWEEFDGHTPHRPHIDKVKIKHPVTGLIGTRVPDVGNPWLDAGIVAYSTLRYRTDRAYWQQWFPADFITESFPGQFRNWFYSLIAMSTVLEAHMPTRTILGYATLLDEKGEPMHKSKGNAIEFNEAADKAGADVMRWLYARQRYDDNLLFGYNALNEVRRQVILPLWNVYAFFVTYANADGWQPKLNIENEQLKRSEDQRAIFNFQFSISNSLDKWILARLAETTNAVNAALDAYDARPAVLAIEKFIDDLSNWYVRRSRERFWGSQMTADKESAYATLYEVLTTLARLIAPIIPFISEVMWQNLQNSAFSMRSPEDNQRLCESQRAFSVHHQPYPQPRALTEEERALLREVALARTVVALGHSTRAQSKVKVRQPLRKAMIVANDEARRAILAHYDVITDELNVKALEFVEREVELVSYRVLPDLKKLGKKLGADLPKVRAGLGQLDPSAVAAAVKAGQPVAVNGVSLQPDEVIVQAVPREGLIVAGENGIVVGLDTTLDDALIAEGLAREVVRRVNDLRKAAGLNVSDRIRLAYTASNRLRCAIADFADYIKAETLSIELSEGQLPDGVSASDAFDGEQLTISIEKASG; this comes from the coding sequence ATGTTTCAGCCAGTTTCGACTCAGATTGACTTTCCGGCTCAAGAACGCGACGTGCTCGCGTTTTGGGCGCGCACCCGAGCCTTCGACCGCCTGCGCGAGCTGCGCGCCACATCCGACAAACGCTTCTCCTTCATAGACGGCCCGATCACCGCCAACAACCCGATGGGCGTGCACCACGCCTGGGGCCGCACCTACAAGGATCTGTGGCAGCGCTACTTCGCTATGAAAGGTTACAACCAGCGCTGGCAAAACGGTTTCGACTGCCAGGGGTTGTGGGTCGAGGTCAACGTCGAGAAGGACATGGGCTTCAAGTCGAAGCGCGATATCGAGACGTTCGGCATGGAGCGCTTCATCCGCCTGTGCAAGCAGCGCGTGCTCAACAGCGCCGCCATGCAGACCGAACAGTCCATCCGGCTGGGCTACTGGATGGATTGGAACGACCCCGACGAGCTGCGCCGGCTGGCCCAGAAGATCGTCGAGAATCCACAGCAGGTCATCACCCTCGAGCGCAACGGCCAGCAGATCACCGGCAGCGTCGAGCAGATCGTCGGCCAACTCGGCCTGCCGGAATTGGGCGGCTCATACTTCACCTTCAGCGACGAGAACAACTACCAGATCTGGAGCTTCCTGAAGAAATGCCACGAGAACGGCTGGATCTACCGCGGCGAAGATGTGATCCCCTGGTGTCCACGCTGCGCCACCGGCATCAGCCAGCATGAGATTGACACCGAAGGCTACAAGGATCGCGAAGACCCGGCCATCACCGTGCGCATGAAGCTCAAGTCGTTCGACGTGAGCAAGGCCATTTGGGCCAGCGAACGGGCGCGCGCCAAGTTCGACCACGCGCCGGGCAAGTTCTTGTTGGCCTGGACCACGACGCCTTGGACGCTACCCGCCAACGTCATGGCGTCAGTCGGGCCGAAGCTGACTTACGCCATCGTCCGGCAACTGCACAAGGATGGCGAACTCGCCGTTTATTTCCTCAGCAACAAGACGTTGAACATCTTGCGCGGCGAGTATGAGGTGCTGGGCGAGATCCAGGGCGAGCACATGGCCGGCTGGACATACGAAGGGCTTTTCGACGACCTGCCGGCGTTCATTGATGCGCACAAGCGCTGGCAAGACAAGCACGACGGTCGCGCCTTCGAACACGTCATCATCACCTGGGATGGCGTGGGCGAAGACGAGGGCACGGGCGTCGTGCACAACGCGCCCGGTGCCGGCCCGGAGGACTACCAACTCGGCAAGCAACACAGCATGCCGAAGATCGCCCCGCTGAACGAAGACGGCTACTTCCTGGACGGCTTCGGCGAACTGACCGGCAAGCATGCTCACGAAGTGCCCGACCTGGTCGAGGCGATGCTCAAGGCCAAGGGCTACTTCTACCGCCACGACAAATACGTGCACCGCTATGCCCACTGCTGGCGCTGCGGCACGCCGCTGGTTTACCGCATGGTGGACGAGTGGTACATCAGCATGGACGAGTTGCGCTATGCCATGATGGCCGTGTCGGAGCAGATCAACTGGATCCCCGCGTTCGGCAAAGAGCGTGAGCTGGACTGGCTGCGCAACATGCACGACTGGATGATCAGCAAGAAGCGCTACTGGGGGCTGGCGCTGCCGATCTGGGAGTATCCCGACGGCACGTTCGAGGTGATCGGCAGCTACGAAGAGCTGAAAGCCCGCGCCGTGGAGGGCTGGGAGGAATTCGACGGACACACGCCCCACCGGCCGCACATTGACAAAGTCAAGATCAAGCATCCGGTCACCGGCCTGATCGGCACGCGCGTGCCCGACGTCGGCAATCCCTGGCTCGACGCCGGCATCGTTGCCTACTCCACCCTGCGTTATCGCACCGACCGCGCCTATTGGCAGCAATGGTTTCCGGCCGATTTCATCACCGAGAGCTTCCCCGGCCAATTCCGCAACTGGTTCTACTCGTTGATCGCGATGAGCACGGTGTTGGAAGCGCACATGCCCACGCGCACCATCCTCGGCTACGCCACGCTGCTCGATGAGAAAGGCGAGCCGATGCACAAGAGCAAGGGCAACGCCATCGAGTTCAACGAAGCCGCGGACAAGGCCGGCGCCGACGTGATGCGTTGGCTCTACGCGCGCCAGCGCTATGATGACAACCTGCTCTTCGGCTACAACGCGCTCAACGAAGTCCGCCGCCAGGTCATCCTCCCGTTGTGGAACGTGTATGCGTTCTTCGTCACCTATGCCAACGCCGACGGCTGGCAACCGAAATTGAACATTGAAAATGAACAATTGAAAAGGTCGGAGGATCAGCGGGCCATTTTCAATTTTCAATTTTCAATTTCCAATTCTCTGGACAAGTGGATTTTGGCTCGGCTGGCCGAGACGACAAATGCCGTCAACGCCGCGCTCGACGCCTACGATGCGCGGCCGGCGGTGCTGGCCATCGAAAAGTTCATTGACGACCTGTCGAACTGGTACGTCCGGCGCTCGCGCGAGCGCTTCTGGGGCAGCCAGATGACGGCGGACAAAGAATCGGCTTACGCCACGCTCTACGAGGTACTCACCACGCTCGCCCGACTCATCGCGCCCATCATCCCCTTCATCAGCGAGGTGATGTGGCAGAACCTTCAGAACTCGGCGTTCAGCATGCGAAGTCCGGAAGATAACCAGCGGCTGTGCGAGTCTCAGCGCGCGTTCTCCGTGCACCACCAGCCCTACCCACAACCGCGCGCGCTGACGGAGGAGGAGCGCGCGTTGCTGCGCGAAGTGGCGCTGGCGCGCACCGTGGTCGCGCTTGGCCACAGCACCCGCGCCCAGTCGAAAGTGAAGGTGCGCCAGCCACTGCGCAAGGCGATGATCGTCGCCAACGACGAGGCGCGCCGGGCGATCCTCGCCCATTACGACGTGATCACCGACGAGTTGAACGTCAAGGCGCTGGAATTCGTCGAGCGCGAGGTCGAGCTGGTCAGCTATCGCGTGCTGCCGGACCTGAAGAAGCTGGGCAAGAAGTTGGGCGCCGACTTGCCGAAGGTACGCGCCGGCCTGGGACAGCTCGATCCATCGGCGGTCGCCGCTGCGGTGAAAGCCGGCCAACCCGTCGCGGTGAACGGTGTCTCGCTCCAGCCGGACGAGGTCATCGTCCAAGCCGTCCCGCGCGAAGGGTTGATCGTCGCCGGCGAGAACGGCATCGTCGTCGGCTTGGACACCACGCTCGACGATGCGTTGATCGCCGAAGGATTGGCGCGCGAAGTGGTGCGCCGCGTAAACGATCTGCGCAAGGCCGCCGGGCTAAACGTCTCCGACCGCATCCGCTTGGCCTACACGGCCAGCAACCGATTGCGGTGCGCCATCGCCGACTTCGCCGACTACATCAAGGCCGAAACGCTCAGTATCGAGCTGAGCGAGGGCCAACTGCCGGACGGCGTCAGCGCCAGCGATGCGTTCGACGGCGAACAGCTCACGATCTCGATCGAGAAAGCGTCAGGCTAG
- a CDS encoding sugar phosphate isomerase has protein sequence MFKNLNTGALGHVISFDRTCALAKQYGFAGVDLDVGYLMKMAEAQSLPAAKEWFAQTGLRPGAIGLSAKWREGDNDAAFEGSLIRLAEEARLAAALGCTRCVTWILPGSNTLDFYRHWDFVVARLQRVAAVLAEYGLRLGMEFIGPATLRARFKYDFVHTMDGMRALAAAVGAQTHNVGLLLDCFHWYTAHASVRDLERLDSQEVVYVHVNDATAGRGPDEQIDGERQMVGASGVIDIKGFLAALRKIGYDGPITVEPFNEAIRAMPVEEAVRVTSEALDRALGV, from the coding sequence ATGTTCAAGAACCTCAACACCGGAGCGCTGGGGCATGTGATTTCGTTCGATCGGACGTGTGCGCTGGCCAAGCAATACGGCTTCGCCGGCGTGGATCTGGATGTGGGCTACTTGATGAAAATGGCCGAGGCACAGTCGCTGCCGGCGGCCAAGGAATGGTTCGCCCAGACCGGGCTGCGCCCCGGCGCGATCGGCTTGAGCGCCAAGTGGCGAGAGGGCGACAACGATGCGGCGTTCGAGGGAAGCCTGATACGGCTGGCCGAGGAAGCGCGCTTAGCCGCAGCTTTGGGATGCACGCGCTGCGTGACGTGGATTCTGCCCGGCTCGAACACGCTCGACTTCTACCGGCACTGGGACTTCGTCGTTGCACGACTGCAGCGTGTGGCCGCCGTGCTGGCAGAGTACGGGCTGCGCCTCGGCATGGAGTTCATCGGGCCGGCCACCCTGCGGGCCAGGTTCAAATACGACTTCGTTCATACCATGGACGGGATGCGCGCGCTCGCCGCCGCCGTGGGCGCGCAAACACATAACGTCGGCTTGTTGCTGGACTGCTTCCATTGGTATACCGCCCACGCATCGGTGCGCGACCTTGAGCGCCTCGACTCGCAGGAAGTCGTCTACGTGCACGTCAACGACGCGACGGCCGGCCGCGGCCCCGATGAGCAGATAGATGGCGAGCGCCAGATGGTGGGCGCCAGCGGCGTGATTGACATCAAAGGATTTCTCGCCGCGCTGCGCAAGATCGGCTACGACGGCCCGATTACCGTCGAACCGTTCAACGAAGCGATTCGTGCCATGCCGGTGGAAGAGGCGGTGCGCGTCACGAGCGAGGCGCTAGACCGGGCGTTGGGCGTTTGA
- a CDS encoding ABC transporter permease yields the protein MAASTVTKRTTSKSSQLLRWLRSPNQREEALTGWLFVLPAVIGFIIFAYLNFRGVELSFTNWSWISRRPPEPVGWTNYQAILQPGSDFLKGLGRTLIYVLFVPVSIAISFSIALLANQAVKGQTLFRVVCYLPAVTGAGVLVAVWTFLFSVDGPVNGFLRSIGIANPPRWNTLTEWKQVAILLLLAWGAAPGMIIALAGLQAIPKDYYDAAKVDGANAWQTLVRITLPLMTPTLFFQLVLGVIGAWQTFDIIYFWATPGTQNADVNLWTASVQIYQYAFAYNKPGMGAASAIVLGLVILVFTIINLATQRRWVNYDLS from the coding sequence ATGGCTGCAAGCACGGTGACGAAAAGGACGACTTCCAAATCCAGCCAATTGCTGCGCTGGCTGAGATCACCGAATCAACGTGAAGAAGCGCTCACCGGCTGGCTGTTCGTGCTGCCGGCAGTGATCGGTTTCATCATATTCGCCTATTTGAACTTTCGCGGCGTCGAGCTGAGCTTCACCAACTGGAGCTGGATCAGCCGCCGGCCGCCTGAACCAGTGGGCTGGACGAATTATCAGGCCATCCTGCAGCCGGGTAGCGATTTCCTCAAAGGCCTAGGCCGCACGTTGATCTACGTGTTGTTCGTGCCGGTCAGCATTGCCATCTCCTTCAGCATCGCGCTGCTGGCCAACCAGGCGGTGAAAGGACAAACGTTGTTCCGCGTGGTGTGTTACTTACCCGCGGTCACGGGCGCAGGGGTGCTCGTCGCGGTGTGGACTTTCCTGTTCAGTGTAGATGGGCCGGTGAACGGCTTTCTGCGCAGCATCGGCATCGCCAACCCACCACGCTGGAACACGCTCACCGAGTGGAAACAGGTCGCCATCCTCCTGCTGTTGGCGTGGGGCGCTGCACCCGGAATGATTATCGCGCTGGCCGGCTTGCAGGCCATTCCCAAAGACTACTATGACGCGGCGAAGGTAGACGGTGCCAACGCCTGGCAAACCCTTGTGCGCATCACCTTGCCGTTGATGACGCCGACACTGTTCTTCCAATTGGTGCTCGGGGTGATTGGCGCTTGGCAGACATTCGATATCATCTACTTTTGGGCAACGCCCGGCACACAGAACGCCGACGTGAACTTGTGGACGGCATCGGTGCAGATCTACCAGTACGCCTTCGCCTACAACAAGCCCGGCATGGGAGCAGCGTCGGCCATCGTCCTTGGGCTGGTCATCCTGGTGTTTACTATCATCAACCTTGCCACTCAGCGGCGCTGGGTGAACTACGACCTGTCTTGA
- a CDS encoding molecular chaperone DnaJ, translating to MEYKDYYKTLGVDRNADPETIKKAFRKLARQYHPDANKGDKKAEEKFKEINEAYEVLSDPEKRKLYDRMGASYREYQRAGGNPRDYDWSQWANGGDFFGFGQGARRVYEQDIDLGEFIRQMFSGGQTVSQPRDFQQGVEITLEEAYHGTTRLVQKSGQPDLEVKIPPGVKTGSRVRVRGQGGKNARGQAGDLYLVIEVKPHPVYERKDDDLYRDVQVDAFTAMLGGEVQVDTLAGPIAVKIPAGTSSGKLIRVRGRGMPKLNKPGEYGDLYLRVSITVPTDLTDAEREQLAKIAQRRPSR from the coding sequence ATGGAATACAAGGATTACTACAAGACGCTCGGTGTAGACCGAAACGCCGACCCGGAGACGATCAAGAAGGCGTTTCGCAAACTGGCGCGCCAGTATCATCCGGATGCCAACAAAGGCGACAAGAAGGCCGAGGAGAAGTTCAAGGAGATCAACGAGGCCTACGAGGTATTGAGCGATCCGGAGAAGCGCAAGCTATACGACCGGATGGGCGCCAGCTATCGCGAGTATCAGCGCGCGGGCGGAAATCCGCGCGACTACGACTGGAGCCAGTGGGCGAACGGCGGCGACTTCTTCGGATTCGGCCAGGGCGCGCGTCGTGTATACGAGCAGGACATTGACCTAGGCGAGTTCATCCGCCAGATGTTCAGCGGCGGGCAGACGGTGAGTCAGCCGCGCGACTTCCAGCAGGGCGTGGAGATCACGCTGGAGGAGGCCTATCACGGCACGACGCGGCTGGTGCAGAAGTCCGGCCAACCCGACCTCGAAGTGAAGATCCCGCCCGGCGTGAAGACCGGCTCACGCGTGCGCGTGCGCGGCCAGGGTGGCAAGAACGCGCGCGGCCAGGCCGGCGACCTATATCTCGTCATCGAGGTCAAACCTCACCCGGTCTACGAGCGCAAGGACGACGACTTGTATCGCGACGTGCAGGTAGATGCGTTTACCGCGATGCTCGGCGGCGAAGTGCAGGTGGACACCCTCGCCGGGCCGATCGCGGTGAAGATACCGGCCGGCACGTCGTCCGGCAAGCTCATTCGCGTGCGCGGGCGCGGCATGCCCAAGCTGAACAAGCCGGGCGAATACGGCGACCTCTACCTGCGCGTCTCGATTACCGTGCCCACCGATTTGACCGACGCCGAAAGAGAACAACTGGCGAAGATCGCTCAGCGCCGACCCAGCCGCTGA
- the msrQ gene encoding protein-methionine-sulfoxide reductase heme-binding subunit MsrQ, giving the protein MSWLRANWLRVVVHIGALAPLGFIILDNYRYNLTANPIQEITVRTGKAALVLLVLSLACTPLNTAFGFRQALRVRRALGLYGFMYVVLHLAVFAVLDYGLDLRLIGQAIVEKYYVIAGFVAFLILIPLAVTSTRGWMARLGKRWKTLHKWVYLAVPVAVVHFALLVKSLGSRPEPLIFGAIVIMLLALRIPAVRRASSTLRFKSALLRSKRALSRAD; this is encoded by the coding sequence ATGAGCTGGCTGAGGGCGAACTGGTTGCGAGTCGTGGTGCACATCGGCGCGCTCGCGCCGCTGGGCTTCATTATCCTGGACAACTATCGCTACAACCTCACCGCCAACCCGATCCAGGAGATCACCGTGCGCACCGGCAAAGCCGCGCTGGTCTTGCTCGTGTTGTCGCTGGCCTGCACGCCGCTGAACACGGCCTTCGGTTTTCGGCAGGCGCTCCGCGTGCGGCGTGCGCTGGGGCTATACGGCTTCATGTATGTCGTGCTGCACCTGGCCGTCTTCGCCGTGCTGGACTACGGGCTCGACCTGCGGCTGATCGGGCAAGCGATCGTCGAGAAGTACTACGTGATCGCCGGCTTCGTCGCCTTTCTTATCCTGATCCCGCTCGCGGTCACGTCCACGCGCGGCTGGATGGCGCGCCTGGGCAAACGCTGGAAGACGCTGCACAAGTGGGTCTACCTCGCCGTGCCGGTCGCCGTGGTGCACTTCGCGCTGCTGGTCAAATCGCTGGGCAGCCGGCCCGAGCCATTGATCTTCGGCGCAATTGTCATCATGCTACTGGCCCTGCGCATCCCAGCGGTGCGCAGGGCCAGTAGCACATTACGCTTCAAAAGCGCGTTACTGCGCTCGAAACGCGCACTAAGCCGTGCCGATTAG
- the ugpE gene encoding sn-glycerol-3-phosphate transport system permease protein UgpE: MAATASTSTPTYARSILGRNRETFKLIIVYGLMILLTVILAYPFYYLATASFKTTEELFRYPPTLIPEKWTLDNFRGAFEVVPLLRMALNTFVICLIAVTGSILSNSLAAFAIARLRFPLRSIIFGAMLTTLMIPGWISLVPAYMFWRDVGRFTTNLIGINIGVNSIGPLVIPSFWTSAFAVFLMRQYFLTIPKELEEAARIDGASFFRIYWSVFLPLSFPVLAVIGIGAFMGSWNDVLGPLIYLSKPESQTIMVGLSYFNSQHMSVIYRGSRFAAALVAAIPVLTLYFFANKYLIRGIVLGGLK, translated from the coding sequence ATGGCTGCGACCGCTTCGACCTCCACCCCCACTTATGCCCGCTCGATCCTGGGTCGCAATCGCGAGACCTTCAAGCTGATCATCGTCTATGGGTTGATGATCCTGCTCACGGTCATCCTGGCCTACCCGTTCTACTATTTGGCCACAGCGTCGTTCAAGACGACGGAGGAACTCTTCCGCTATCCGCCGACGCTCATCCCCGAGAAGTGGACGCTCGACAATTTTCGAGGCGCGTTCGAGGTAGTGCCGCTCTTGCGCATGGCGCTGAACACGTTTGTGATTTGTCTGATCGCGGTGACCGGTTCGATCTTATCCAACTCGCTAGCGGCCTTTGCCATTGCCCGGCTGCGCTTTCCGCTCAGGAGCATTATCTTTGGCGCTATGCTGACCACGCTGATGATCCCTGGCTGGATCAGCCTCGTGCCGGCCTACATGTTCTGGCGCGACGTGGGTCGCTTCACGACCAACCTCATCGGCATCAATATCGGCGTGAACTCCATCGGCCCACTGGTCATCCCAAGCTTCTGGACATCGGCCTTCGCCGTGTTCCTGATGCGCCAATACTTCCTCACTATCCCAAAGGAGTTGGAAGAGGCAGCGCGGATAGATGGTGCCAGCTTCTTCCGCATCTACTGGTCCGTCTTTCTCCCCCTTTCTTTTCCAGTGCTGGCCGTCATCGGTATCGGCGCATTCATGGGGAGTTGGAACGATGTGCTCGGTCCCTTGATCTACCTGTCTAAGCCGGAGAGCCAGACCATCATGGTTGGCCTCTCATATTTCAACTCGCAGCACATGTCGGTGATCTACCGCGGCTCGCGCTTCGCGGCTGCGCTCGTGGCGGCCATTCCCGTCCTGACGCTGTACTTCTTCGCCAACAAGTATCTGATTCGCGGCATCGTGCTGGGTGGACTGAAGTGA
- the msrP gene encoding protein-methionine-sulfoxide reductase catalytic subunit MsrP, with the protein MQKIRSSEITPEHVYLSRRRFMRLGGLALGSAALTACGGQLGETLAGRTAPAAPAEPAAAPTGVAEIKRDELGDPANTFETISTYNNYYEFTEDKEGVARLATNFKSEPWTVTVGGLVSNPRTYDIDDLRRKFDQEERIYRLRCVEGWSMVVPWIGFPLHKLLKEVQPKAEAKYVRFESLLDPKQYPNQGPFSLYPWPYTEGLRLDEAMNDLTLMVTGLYGKPLPNSNGAPLRLAVPWKYGFKSIKAIVKIELTADQPKTLWNTLAPHEYGFYSNVNPQRPHPRWSQATERRIGEPGRRPTLMFNGYAEQVAGLYAGMDLQANY; encoded by the coding sequence ATGCAAAAAATTCGTTCGTCTGAAATCACGCCGGAGCATGTATATCTCTCGCGGCGACGGTTCATGCGCCTAGGTGGGCTGGCGCTCGGTTCGGCAGCGCTGACGGCCTGCGGCGGCCAGCTCGGCGAGACGCTCGCCGGCCGGACGGCGCCTGCTGCGCCAGCCGAGCCAGCGGCTGCGCCGACTGGCGTCGCCGAGATCAAACGCGATGAACTTGGTGATCCGGCCAACACATTCGAGACGATCTCGACCTACAACAACTACTATGAGTTCACCGAAGACAAGGAAGGCGTCGCCCGGCTGGCAACGAATTTCAAGTCCGAGCCGTGGACGGTGACGGTGGGCGGCTTGGTGAGCAACCCGCGCACCTACGACATTGATGACCTGCGGCGCAAGTTCGACCAGGAAGAGCGCATCTACCGGCTGCGTTGCGTCGAGGGCTGGTCCATGGTCGTTCCCTGGATCGGCTTTCCCCTGCACAAACTGCTGAAAGAGGTGCAGCCGAAGGCCGAGGCGAAGTATGTGCGCTTCGAGTCGCTGCTCGATCCGAAGCAGTACCCCAACCAGGGGCCGTTCAGCCTCTATCCCTGGCCCTACACCGAAGGGCTGCGCCTGGACGAGGCGATGAACGACCTGACGCTGATGGTGACCGGCTTATACGGCAAGCCGTTGCCGAACTCGAACGGCGCACCGCTGCGCTTGGCCGTGCCGTGGAAGTACGGCTTCAAGAGCATCAAGGCCATCGTGAAGATCGAGCTGACGGCCGATCAACCGAAGACGCTGTGGAACACGCTCGCGCCGCACGAGTATGGCTTCTACTCGAACGTCAATCCGCAGCGCCCACACCCGCGCTGGTCGCAGGCCACCGAACGGCGCATCGGCGAACCCGGCCGACGCCCCACCCTGATGTTCAACGGCTATGCGGAGCAGGTCGCCGGGCTATATGCCGGCATGGATCTGCAAGCGAACTACTGA